The following coding sequences are from one SAR202 cluster bacterium window:
- a CDS encoding thioredoxin-dependent thiol peroxidase, whose protein sequence is MAMPNVGAKAPDFSVLQTDGKKVALSEFKGKKVVLYFYPKDDTSGCTKEACSFRDSDAELRRAGAVVLGVSADDVDSHQKFTQKFNLNFPLLADTDKSIINAYGVWGDKVNANTGAVSQGIRRITYLIDEGGKVQKVWPIVTPDGHVAEVLNAIKHGPYPRVGAGKHTYEWVENFLQQPDSESARKGWSHHGIVVSETSDIITYHQEDGNVMRFDRNGVFKSSWQGWFADAHGMTIVKEGDAEALWIADNGRKRMSKSGYEYPAVQAQVIGQAVKTTLDGQSLLKLPTPPLPAYEKGNYMPTWVAVNEERLGGNGDVWVADGYGQSMVHRFSKDGKYLSTITGEEGSAGKFNTPHSICIDRRKGYPELYIADRSNGRVQVYGLDGKFRRVFGKEFMTSPSGIVTHGQTMVIAELKARITLVDINDNFVCYIGANESVATADGWPNNKDEHGHPVRSRLLQPGKFNSPHGIAVDKNGNILVAEWLIGGRFIRLEKATI, encoded by the coding sequence ATGGCTATGCCCAACGTTGGCGCGAAGGCCCCTGACTTTTCCGTACTCCAGACCGACGGCAAGAAGGTTGCCCTGTCCGAGTTCAAGGGAAAGAAGGTTGTGCTGTACTTCTATCCCAAGGACGACACCTCAGGGTGCACCAAGGAGGCGTGCAGCTTCCGGGACTCCGATGCCGAGCTTCGCCGCGCGGGCGCGGTGGTGCTGGGCGTGAGCGCCGACGACGTTGACTCGCACCAGAAGTTCACGCAGAAGTTCAACCTCAACTTCCCGCTGCTGGCGGATACCGACAAGTCGATCATCAACGCGTACGGCGTGTGGGGCGACAAGGTGAACGCGAACACGGGCGCGGTCAGCCAGGGCATCCGGCGCATCACGTACCTTATCGACGAGGGCGGCAAGGTGCAGAAGGTATGGCCGATTGTGACGCCGGACGGGCATGTCGCCGAGGTGCTCAACGCCATCAAGCACGGCCCCTACCCTCGCGTGGGCGCCGGAAAGCATACCTACGAATGGGTGGAGAACTTCCTGCAGCAGCCGGACTCCGAGAGCGCACGCAAGGGGTGGTCGCACCACGGCATCGTCGTATCCGAAACGAGCGACATTATTACCTACCACCAGGAAGACGGCAACGTGATGCGGTTCGACCGCAACGGCGTGTTCAAGAGCTCCTGGCAAGGGTGGTTCGCCGATGCGCACGGCATGACGATCGTGAAGGAGGGCGATGCGGAGGCGCTGTGGATTGCGGACAATGGCCGCAAGCGCATGTCCAAGTCTGGCTACGAGTACCCGGCCGTGCAGGCGCAGGTGATCGGGCAGGCGGTGAAGACCACTCTCGACGGCCAATCGCTGCTGAAGCTGCCGACACCGCCTCTTCCGGCGTATGAGAAGGGCAACTACATGCCCACCTGGGTGGCCGTGAACGAGGAGCGGCTCGGTGGGAACGGCGATGTGTGGGTCGCGGACGGCTACGGCCAGAGCATGGTCCACCGATTCAGCAAGGACGGCAAGTATCTGAGCACGATCACGGGTGAAGAGGGCTCGGCAGGAAAGTTCAACACGCCTCACTCCATCTGCATCGACCGTCGCAAGGGGTACCCGGAGCTGTACATCGCGGACCGCTCGAACGGCCGCGTGCAGGTCTACGGGCTTGACGGCAAGTTCCGCCGCGTGTTCGGCAAGGAGTTCATGACCAGCCCCAGCGGCATCGTGACCCACGGCCAGACGATGGTCATCGCCGAGCTGAAGGCGCGGATCACGCTCGTGGATATCAATGACAACTTCGTTTGCTACATCGGCGCGAATGAGTCCGTGGCGACGGCCGATGGCTGGCCGAACAACAAGGACGAGCACGGCCACCCAGTCCGGTCCAGGCTGCTGCAGCCGGGCAAGTTCAACAGTCCCCACGGGATTGCGGTGGACAAGAACGGCAACATCCTGGTAGCGGAGTGGCTTATCGGCGGGCGGTTCATCCGCCTCGAAAAGGCGACGATCTAG
- the amrB gene encoding AmmeMemoRadiSam system protein B: MWNRGAAALKDVELAIIFGTDHAGGPGRLTPTRQNYATPLGTLPTDRDIVDGLADVLGPSEAFAEELHHINEHSIELAAVWFHYAAGGRTVPVVPILCGSFHQFITGEAGPGQDRAIGAAVDYLREATKGKNTIVIAAGDLAHVGPAFGDPNALNAAAKAAIMDKDSASIEAICVGDADRFFEISRAEEDQKKICGLPPIYMALRYLNGAARGESMGYDQCPADQQAGSIVSIVGALLWGRER; the protein is encoded by the coding sequence ATGTGGAACAGGGGCGCGGCGGCGTTGAAGGACGTTGAGCTGGCGATTATCTTCGGCACCGACCACGCGGGCGGCCCCGGCAGGCTCACGCCCACGCGACAGAACTATGCGACGCCGCTGGGGACGCTGCCGACGGACAGGGATATCGTGGACGGGCTAGCGGATGTTCTCGGCCCTTCGGAAGCCTTCGCGGAGGAACTCCACCACATTAACGAGCACTCAATCGAGCTGGCCGCGGTATGGTTCCACTACGCCGCCGGAGGCCGGACGGTCCCTGTTGTGCCCATCCTGTGCGGCTCGTTCCACCAGTTCATCACCGGCGAGGCCGGTCCGGGCCAGGACAGGGCGATCGGCGCTGCGGTGGACTACCTGAGGGAGGCCACAAAGGGGAAGAATACGATAGTCATCGCCGCCGGCGACCTCGCCCACGTGGGTCCGGCGTTCGGTGATCCCAACGCCCTCAACGCCGCGGCCAAAGCGGCGATCATGGACAAGGACTCCGCGTCCATTGAGGCGATTTGCGTCGGGGATGCCGACAGGTTCTTCGAGATCTCGCGGGCGGAGGAAGACCAGAAAAAGATATGCGGTCTCCCGCCGATCTACATGGCCCTCCGCTATCTGAACGGCGCCGCAAGAGGCGAGTCCATGGGTTACGATCAGTGCCCGGCAGACCAGCAAGCGGGGTCGATTGTGTCTATTGTGGGCGCACTGTTGTGGGGGCGGGAGCGGTAG
- a CDS encoding citrate synthase, with the protein MPSNTLTVVDNRTGKTYEIPIQEGAIRATDLRQIRVTDDDFGLMSYDPAFNNTASCRSAITYIDGDAGILRYRGYPIEQLAEKSTYLETAYLLIYGELPNKTELAKWTRNITMHTMLHENIKKFMEGFRYDGHPMGIFLSTVGALSTFYPDARLVGDPVSREMQTYRAIAKMPTIAAFAYRHSLGFPYIYPDNRLAYPGNFLNMLFHPMADVEYKPNPVVERALDVLLILHADHEQNCSANAMRSVGSSKADPFSAIAAASAALYGPLHGGANEEVVKMLQKIGSKDRVPEAIKRAKSGEERLMGFGHRVYKNYDPRAKIIKQIADQVFQVVGRNPLIDIALEMERIALEDEYFVKRKLYPNVDFYSGIIYQAIGFPTAMFPVLFAIGRTVGWLAQWREMITDPEQKIARPRQIYTGPEARSYVPMEKRGQ; encoded by the coding sequence ATGCCATCCAATACCCTGACCGTTGTCGATAACCGCACGGGAAAAACTTACGAAATCCCGATACAGGAAGGGGCGATCAGGGCGACAGACTTACGGCAGATCAGGGTTACGGACGACGATTTCGGGCTGATGAGCTACGACCCGGCGTTCAACAACACTGCCTCCTGCCGCAGCGCGATCACGTACATCGATGGGGACGCCGGCATCCTCCGCTATCGTGGCTACCCCATAGAGCAGCTTGCTGAGAAGTCCACTTACCTGGAGACGGCGTACCTGCTGATCTACGGGGAGCTGCCGAACAAGACCGAGCTTGCGAAGTGGACCCGGAACATTACCATGCACACGATGCTCCATGAGAACATCAAGAAGTTCATGGAGGGGTTCCGCTACGACGGCCACCCGATGGGCATCTTCCTCAGCACCGTGGGGGCGCTCTCCACCTTCTACCCCGACGCGCGCCTGGTGGGCGACCCGGTGTCCCGGGAGATGCAGACCTATCGCGCCATCGCCAAGATGCCGACAATTGCGGCGTTTGCTTACCGCCACAGCCTGGGTTTCCCGTACATCTATCCGGACAACCGTCTCGCCTATCCCGGCAACTTCCTTAATATGCTGTTCCACCCCATGGCGGACGTGGAGTACAAGCCGAACCCGGTGGTAGAGCGCGCGCTGGACGTGCTTCTGATCCTGCATGCTGACCACGAGCAGAATTGCAGCGCGAACGCTATGCGCAGTGTCGGCAGCTCCAAGGCAGACCCCTTCTCCGCCATCGCCGCCGCGAGCGCCGCGCTCTACGGCCCCCTTCACGGCGGCGCGAACGAGGAAGTGGTGAAGATGCTGCAGAAGATCGGCTCGAAGGACAGGGTCCCCGAGGCGATCAAGCGCGCCAAGAGCGGCGAAGAGCGGTTGATGGGCTTCGGCCACCGCGTCTACAAGAACTACGACCCGCGCGCGAAGATCATCAAGCAGATAGCCGATCAGGTCTTCCAGGTGGTCGGCCGCAACCCGCTGATAGATATCGCGCTGGAGATGGAGCGCATCGCGCTGGAGGACGAGTACTTCGTCAAACGCAAGCTTTACCCGAACGTTGACTTCTATTCAGGCATCATCTACCAGGCGATCGGGTTCCCAACGGCAATGTTCCCGGTGCTCTTCGCCATCGGCCGCACGGTGGGCTGGCTGGCGCAGTGGCGGGAGATGATAACGGACCCGGAGCAGAAGATCGCGCGCCCGCGCCAGATATACACGGGCCCAGAGGCACGCAGCTACGTGCCAATGGAGAAGCGGGGGCAGTAG